In Stutzerimonas stutzeri, a genomic segment contains:
- the ureC gene encoding urease subunit alpha — MKISRQAYADMFGPTVGDKVRLADTELWIEVEQDFTTYGEEVKFGGGKVIRDGMGQGQLCAADVVDTLITNALILDHWGIVKADVGLKDGRIAAIGKAGNPDIQPDVTIAIGAATEVIAGEGMILTAGGIDSHIHFICPQQIEEALMSGVTTMIGGGTGPATGTNATTVTPGPWHMAMMLKAADAFPMNIGFTGKGNASLPEPLIEQIKAGAIGLKLHEDWGTTPAAIDNCLNVADQYDVQVAIHTDTLNESGFVETTLGAFKGRTIHTYHTEGAGGGHAPDIIKACGFPNVLPSSTNPTRPFTRNTIDEHLDMLMVCHHLDPSIAEDVAFAESRIRRETIAAEDILHDLGAFSMISSDSQAMGRVGEVITRTWQTADKMKKQRGALPGDGAGNDNFRAKRYIAKYTINPAITHGVSHEVGSIEVGKWADLVLWRPAFFGVKPTLILKGGAIAASLMGDANASIPTPQPVHYRPMFASYGGSLHASSFTFISQAAFEAGVPEKLGLKKKIGVVKGCRSVQKKDLIHNDCTPDIDVDPQNYQVRADGQLLWCEPAEVLPMAQRYFLF, encoded by the coding sequence ATGAAGATTTCCCGCCAAGCCTACGCCGACATGTTCGGCCCCACCGTCGGCGACAAGGTACGCCTGGCTGACACCGAGCTGTGGATCGAGGTCGAACAGGACTTCACCACCTATGGCGAGGAAGTGAAGTTCGGCGGCGGCAAGGTGATCCGCGACGGCATGGGCCAGGGCCAGCTGTGCGCCGCAGACGTGGTCGACACGCTGATCACCAACGCACTGATTCTCGACCACTGGGGCATCGTCAAAGCCGACGTCGGTCTCAAGGACGGCCGCATCGCCGCCATCGGCAAGGCCGGCAACCCTGACATTCAACCCGATGTGACCATCGCCATCGGCGCCGCGACCGAAGTCATCGCCGGAGAAGGCATGATTCTCACCGCGGGCGGCATCGACTCGCACATTCACTTCATCTGCCCCCAGCAGATCGAGGAAGCGCTGATGAGCGGCGTCACCACCATGATCGGCGGCGGCACGGGGCCGGCCACCGGTACCAATGCCACCACGGTGACGCCCGGCCCATGGCACATGGCGATGATGCTCAAGGCCGCCGATGCCTTCCCGATGAACATCGGCTTCACCGGCAAGGGCAACGCCTCGCTGCCGGAGCCTCTGATCGAGCAGATCAAGGCGGGCGCTATTGGCCTCAAGCTGCACGAAGACTGGGGCACTACCCCAGCGGCCATCGACAACTGTCTGAACGTGGCCGACCAGTACGACGTGCAGGTGGCGATCCACACCGACACCCTGAACGAATCCGGCTTCGTCGAAACCACGCTTGGCGCCTTCAAGGGCCGCACCATCCACACCTATCACACCGAGGGCGCGGGTGGCGGCCATGCGCCGGACATCATCAAGGCCTGCGGTTTCCCTAACGTGCTGCCGAGCTCGACCAACCCGACCCGGCCATTCACCCGCAACACCATCGATGAGCATCTGGACATGCTCATGGTCTGCCACCACCTCGACCCGAGCATCGCCGAGGACGTGGCCTTCGCCGAGAGCCGCATACGCCGCGAAACCATCGCCGCCGAGGACATCCTGCATGACCTCGGCGCGTTCTCGATGATCAGCTCCGACAGCCAGGCCATGGGCCGCGTCGGCGAGGTGATTACCCGCACCTGGCAGACCGCGGACAAGATGAAGAAACAGCGCGGCGCCCTGCCTGGCGACGGCGCGGGCAACGATAACTTCCGCGCCAAACGCTACATCGCCAAGTACACCATCAATCCGGCGATCACCCACGGCGTCAGCCACGAGGTGGGTTCCATCGAGGTGGGCAAATGGGCCGATCTAGTGCTGTGGCGTCCGGCCTTCTTCGGCGTTAAGCCGACGCTGATCCTCAAGGGCGGCGCCATCGCCGCCAGCCTGATGGGCGACGCCAACGCCTCGATCCCAACGCCGCAACCCGTGCACTACCGGCCGATGTTCGCCAGCTACGGCGGCTCGCTGCATGCGTCGAGCTTTACCTTCATCAGCCAGGCTGCGTTCGAGGCTGGCGTGCCCGAAAAGTTGGGGCTGAAGAAGAAGATCGGCGTGGTGAAAGGCTGCCGTTCGGTGCAGAAGAAGGACCTGATCCACAACGACTGCACGCCGGATATCGACGTCGACCCGCAGAACTATCAGGTGAGGGCCGACGGCCAATTGCTTTGGTGCGAGCCGGCTGAAGTACTGCCAATGGCGCAGCGGTATTTCCTATTTTGA
- a CDS encoding hemerythrin domain-containing protein — protein MMIFEALRLSHDIQRELSERLVQTSGDSAERHDLFAQLKYELWVHSVAEERHFYIPLMHDDSGVDLSRHAIAEHHEMDEMVEALEDTDPSSPSWLAQARKLSDKVHHHLQEEEHKFFQMAGKLLSDRQKTQLAGAYLDAYDLMKAEHA, from the coding sequence ATGATGATTTTCGAAGCACTACGCCTGAGTCACGATATCCAGCGCGAATTGTCCGAGCGTCTGGTGCAGACCAGTGGCGACAGCGCCGAGCGGCACGACCTGTTCGCTCAGCTCAAGTATGAACTCTGGGTGCATTCGGTTGCAGAGGAGCGGCACTTCTATATCCCCCTGATGCACGACGACAGTGGCGTCGACCTGTCCCGTCATGCAATCGCCGAGCATCACGAAATGGATGAGATGGTCGAGGCGCTGGAGGACACCGACCCCAGCAGTCCGAGCTGGCTCGCCCAGGCTCGCAAGTTGTCGGACAAGGTTCATCACCATCTGCAGGAAGAAGAACACAAGTTTTTCCAGATGGCCGGCAAACTACTCAGTGATCGGCAGAAGACCCAGCTGGCGGGCGCCTATCTCGACGCTTACGACCTGATGAAGGCAGAACACGCCTAA
- a CDS encoding NCS1 family nucleobase:cation symporter-1 has translation MNHDDFKIKQIDPSLYNADLAPLAPAKRKWGWFEIFNVWSNDIQSLFGYTLAATLFISYGLNGWAVLAGIVLAGFIVMGLVQLTGKPSVKYGIPFPVMARASMGVRGANFPAVVRGIVAIFWYGVQTYFASTAVALLIRTLAGPGSETTLLGLTAIDWIAYVIVCVFQVALFIRGVDWITRFLNWAGPLVYLVMIAMMIAICYQAGPSLAGALGSIFSGTGSYAGGQVAAFAAVVGTMVAYFAAVVINYGDFARFVKDERQMRIGNFLGLPVSLAIFSLIALVITAGTVVVFGETLTNPTDIVARIDNVGLTLIAAITFFAATVGINLVANFIPPAYDIANLSPSRISARTGGFITAAIAFFIGALWVSFISAVGIAAFVDTLGAVLAPLYGIIVADYYLVRRQRLDVQQLFSAEPGSAYYFNAGWNRKAIIAFGVSSVFSVASVWTPGLESLSGFAWLLGALFGAVVHYLLMRKQILPTSATPRVTSQA, from the coding sequence ATGAATCATGACGACTTCAAGATCAAACAGATCGATCCCAGTCTGTATAACGCTGACCTTGCTCCGCTCGCCCCGGCAAAACGCAAGTGGGGCTGGTTCGAAATCTTCAACGTCTGGTCCAACGACATACAAAGTCTGTTCGGCTACACCCTCGCGGCGACGCTGTTCATCAGTTACGGCCTGAATGGCTGGGCCGTGCTGGCGGGCATCGTGCTGGCGGGCTTTATCGTCATGGGGCTGGTGCAGCTGACCGGCAAACCCAGCGTCAAGTACGGCATCCCATTCCCGGTCATGGCACGCGCCAGCATGGGCGTGCGCGGCGCGAACTTCCCCGCAGTCGTACGCGGCATCGTGGCGATCTTCTGGTACGGCGTGCAGACCTACTTCGCCTCGACCGCGGTCGCCTTGCTGATTCGCACCCTGGCGGGCCCCGGCTCGGAAACCACCCTGCTGGGCCTGACCGCGATCGACTGGATTGCCTACGTGATCGTCTGCGTCTTCCAGGTCGCCTTGTTCATACGCGGCGTGGATTGGATCACGCGTTTCCTCAATTGGGCCGGCCCGCTGGTGTATCTGGTGATGATCGCCATGATGATCGCCATCTGTTATCAGGCCGGTCCAAGCCTGGCGGGCGCGCTGGGCAGTATCTTCAGCGGCACGGGCAGCTACGCCGGTGGGCAGGTCGCGGCCTTCGCCGCCGTCGTTGGCACCATGGTCGCCTACTTCGCAGCCGTGGTGATCAACTACGGCGATTTCGCCCGTTTCGTAAAGGACGAGCGGCAAATGCGCATCGGCAACTTTCTCGGCCTGCCGGTGAGCCTGGCGATCTTCTCGCTGATCGCCCTGGTGATCACTGCCGGCACTGTAGTGGTATTCGGCGAGACGCTGACCAATCCCACCGACATCGTCGCGCGTATCGACAACGTCGGCCTGACCCTGATCGCCGCCATCACTTTCTTTGCGGCCACGGTGGGCATCAACCTGGTTGCTAACTTCATTCCGCCGGCCTATGACATCGCTAACCTGTCGCCTTCGCGCATCAGTGCACGCACGGGTGGTTTCATCACAGCTGCTATTGCCTTCTTCATCGGCGCGCTGTGGGTGTCCTTCATCAGCGCTGTGGGCATTGCCGCCTTCGTCGATACGCTGGGTGCCGTGCTGGCGCCGTTGTACGGCATCATCGTGGCCGACTACTACCTGGTCCGCCGGCAACGGCTGGATGTGCAACAGCTGTTCTCGGCTGAGCCCGGTTCCGCCTACTACTTCAACGCTGGGTGGAATCGCAAGGCGATCATCGCGTTCGGCGTCAGCTCGGTTTTTTCAGTGGCTTCGGTCTGGACCCCGGGGCTGGAAAGTCTGTCGGGCTTCGCCTGGCTGCTCGGCGCCTTGTTCGGCGCGGTGGTTCACTACCTGCTGATGCGCAAGCAAATCCTTCCAACCAGCGCCACGCCTCGGGTCACGAGTCAGGCGTAA
- a CDS encoding GAF domain-containing sensor histidine kinase yields MNRSVTADISAISRINAVPAILQVISETTGLRFAAVARVTGDSWTACAVLDRINFGLQVGGELDVTTTLCHEIHASHETIIIGHVSEDERYCNHHTPKMYGFESYISTPVFRTDGRFFGTVCALDPLPANLAEISVLPMMESFAKLLAVQLEAEERFEATEAALLDAQQTAELREQFIALLGHDLRNPLSSIMSGAQLLLRRSTEAAITGIAEHMLTATRRASRLVDDVLDFARGRLGNGIPLQSNECDTLHDTLTHIVSEMRSAYPQRVIEADIEPLERVRCDADRLAQLLSNLLANALVHGAAEGPVYVKARIENGCLLLSVNNQGEPIPADRLTRLFQPYWREASNTQSGLGLGLYIANEIATSHGGRMYVTSSAEAGTTFTFSMPTGAAFV; encoded by the coding sequence ATGAACCGATCGGTAACTGCAGACATCTCGGCTATCAGCCGCATCAACGCCGTGCCGGCGATCCTTCAGGTGATATCTGAAACCACGGGTCTTCGGTTCGCTGCGGTAGCACGCGTCACCGGCGATTCGTGGACAGCCTGCGCTGTGCTCGACCGGATCAATTTCGGTCTGCAGGTCGGCGGCGAACTGGATGTGACCACTACGTTGTGCCACGAAATACATGCCTCCCACGAAACCATAATCATCGGCCATGTGAGTGAGGACGAGCGCTACTGCAATCACCACACCCCCAAGATGTATGGCTTCGAGAGCTATATCTCGACCCCGGTTTTCCGCACCGACGGACGTTTTTTCGGCACCGTCTGCGCGCTTGACCCGTTGCCGGCCAACTTGGCGGAGATCTCGGTCCTGCCGATGATGGAGTCCTTCGCCAAGCTGCTGGCCGTTCAACTGGAAGCAGAGGAACGCTTTGAAGCAACCGAAGCAGCTCTGCTCGATGCCCAGCAGACGGCAGAACTGCGCGAGCAGTTTATTGCCCTGCTCGGGCATGACCTGCGTAATCCGCTTTCATCGATCATGTCAGGCGCGCAGCTGCTTCTGAGACGTTCAACCGAAGCCGCGATTACCGGGATTGCCGAGCACATGCTCACGGCGACCCGCCGTGCGTCGCGCCTGGTGGACGACGTGCTGGACTTCGCGCGAGGACGGCTGGGCAATGGCATCCCGTTGCAGAGCAATGAATGCGACACGCTGCATGACACCTTGACGCATATCGTTTCGGAGATGCGCAGCGCCTATCCGCAACGGGTAATCGAGGCTGACATCGAACCACTCGAGCGTGTCCGCTGCGATGCGGACCGTCTTGCGCAACTGCTGTCCAATTTGCTCGCCAATGCGCTGGTTCATGGGGCAGCGGAAGGGCCGGTGTATGTAAAAGCGCGCATTGAGAATGGGTGCCTGCTGCTGTCGGTGAACAACCAAGGCGAGCCCATACCGGCAGACCGCCTGACGCGGTTATTCCAACCTTACTGGCGAGAGGCATCGAACACCCAATCAGGACTTGGTCTGGGGCTGTATATCGCCAACGAAATAGCCACGTCCCATGGTGGCAGGATGTACGTAACCTCTTCCGCCGAAGCGGGGACCACATTCACTTTCAGCATGCCGACAGGAGCTGCCTTCGTTTAG
- a CDS encoding DksA/TraR family C4-type zinc finger protein, giving the protein MATGWANEGAVQDQIDSTIDDAVQRARSRLGRGESLARCEECDAKIPEARRQAVPGVRLCINCQTELDKQEAKFSGYNRRGSKDSQLR; this is encoded by the coding sequence ATGGCCACTGGTTGGGCAAACGAAGGTGCCGTTCAGGATCAGATCGACAGCACCATTGATGATGCGGTGCAGCGTGCGCGTAGCCGGCTTGGGCGCGGCGAAAGCCTGGCTCGGTGCGAGGAGTGCGATGCCAAGATTCCCGAGGCGCGGCGTCAGGCGGTTCCGGGGGTAAGGCTATGCATCAACTGTCAAACCGAGCTGGATAAGCAGGAAGCAAAATTCAGTGGCTACAACCGCCGTGGCAGCAAGGATAGCCAGCTGCGTTGA